In one window of Candidatus Zixiibacteriota bacterium DNA:
- a CDS encoding RtcB family protein has translation MKAEDFKRINPNIIEIPMDYKAGMKVPARILTSPELYRTIDEKVIDQITNVACLPGIRKYAYCMPDGHAGYGFPIGGVAAFGVNDGIISPGGIGFDINCGMRLLRTNLTLDDIIPIKEKLIDRLYETIPSGMGSKNFIRLNRVELNSLMESGTDWCLERGYATPHDIEHIEDHGRITQADVSSVSDKAVSRGINQMGTLGSGNHYLEIEVARPEGIFNRQIAEVFGIDRDNQIIIAIHCGSRGLGHQIATDYLQVFDKCSKKYGLEVRDRELVSAPIDSSEGQQYFGAMACAANAAFVNRQLIVYGIRKVFREVFGIGEKDLGIETIYDVAHNIAKLETYVIDGREEQVLVHRKGATRSLGPGRQGIPAGYKSTGQPVIVGGSMESGSALLCGTNTADTETFGSSLHGAGRTMSRIKAKKSVRGDAVKERMARRGILVKTAYLPGLAEENIDAYKNIDAVIRAVDDLGISKMVARFQPILNIKG, from the coding sequence ATGAAAGCTGAGGATTTCAAACGAATTAATCCCAATATCATAGAAATACCTATGGATTATAAGGCGGGGATGAAAGTCCCGGCAAGAATCCTGACTTCACCGGAATTGTACAGGACAATCGATGAAAAAGTTATAGACCAAATAACCAATGTGGCCTGTCTTCCGGGGATCAGGAAATATGCCTATTGCATGCCCGATGGTCATGCCGGCTATGGTTTCCCAATTGGAGGGGTAGCCGCCTTTGGAGTCAATGACGGGATCATTTCTCCGGGCGGAATCGGTTTTGACATAAATTGCGGTATGCGTCTACTCCGAACGAATCTCACTCTGGATGATATAATTCCGATCAAGGAAAAACTTATTGATAGACTTTATGAGACTATTCCCTCGGGGATGGGTTCGAAAAATTTTATTAGACTTAATCGAGTCGAATTGAATTCCTTAATGGAATCGGGCACCGACTGGTGTCTTGAGCGCGGTTATGCCACGCCGCATGATATCGAGCATATTGAAGATCATGGTCGAATAACTCAGGCCGATGTATCATCTGTCTCCGATAAGGCCGTCTCCCGCGGAATAAACCAGATGGGAACTCTCGGTTCGGGGAATCACTATCTGGAAATAGAGGTAGCTCGACCGGAGGGAATTTTTAATCGGCAAATCGCCGAGGTTTTCGGGATTGATCGGGATAACCAAATCATTATTGCCATTCATTGCGGCTCCCGTGGTCTTGGCCATCAAATTGCCACCGATTATCTCCAGGTTTTCGATAAATGCTCAAAAAAATATGGGTTGGAAGTCCGTGATCGTGAACTGGTATCGGCACCAATTGATTCGTCCGAGGGGCAGCAGTATTTCGGCGCTATGGCTTGCGCCGCCAATGCCGCTTTTGTCAATCGGCAGTTGATAGTATATGGTATCAGAAAGGTATTCAGGGAAGTATTCGGAATCGGAGAAAAAGATTTAGGAATCGAGACAATTTATGATGTCGCGCATAATATCGCCAAGCTGGAGACTTATGTTATTGATGGCCGGGAGGAACAGGTCCTGGTCCATCGCAAAGGTGCCACCCGTTCATTAGGGCCGGGACGACAGGGAATTCCCGCCGGATATAAATCTACCGGGCAACCGGTTATTGTGGGGGGATCAATGGAGTCAGGGTCAGCCCTTCTCTGCGGAACCAATACAGCCGATACAGAAACCTTCGGTTCATCGCTTCATGGAGCGGGACGAACCATGTCTCGAATTAAGGCAAAAAAATCAGTCAGGGGAGACGCCGTAAAGGAACGTATGGCCAGGAGGGGTATTCTGGTCAAAACCGCTTATCTGCCCGGTCTGGCTGAAGAAAATATTGATGCTTATAAAAATATAGATGCAGTGATCAGAGCTGTCGATGATCTGGGTATTTCGAAAATGGTCGCCCGCTTCCAGCCAATTCTGAATATAAAGGGCT
- a CDS encoding archease, with product MPYKINDTHTSADIGLVVTGRDVVELFRDALLGLIEIMAEPSSLESSRNLPVQLTAETIGDLFFSWLAEILYLKDAENFLPVDCVLKIEGKDGFHLEGALIGDSIDPVRQILKIDVKAVTYHKFNIAKTGEKWRGEVVFDL from the coding sequence ATGCCGTACAAGATAAACGACACTCATACCAGCGCCGACATCGGTCTGGTCGTTACTGGTCGGGATGTGGTGGAATTGTTTCGAGACGCCCTTCTGGGTTTAATTGAGATTATGGCGGAACCCTCAAGTCTGGAATCATCCCGAAATCTGCCTGTGCAATTGACCGCGGAAACCATAGGGGATTTATTTTTCAGCTGGCTGGCGGAAATATTGTATTTAAAAGACGCTGAAAATTTTCTGCCGGTTGACTGCGTATTAAAGATAGAAGGGAAGGATGGTTTCCATCTGGAGGGCGCTCTTATCGGAGATAGTATTGACCCTGTCAGGCAGATTTTAAAAATCGATGTCAAAGCAGTGACATATCATAAATTTAATATAGCAAAAACCGGTGAAAAATGGCGGGGAGAGGTGGTTTTTGATCTATGA
- a CDS encoding 4Fe-4S binding protein, with product MAMKITDECTACGLCLPECPTSSISEGDIFVINPDTCNECEDQDDGPQCVAVCPVECIEKAE from the coding sequence ATGGCCATGAAAATTACCGATGAATGCACGGCATGCGGTCTGTGTTTGCCTGAGTGCCCGACTTCATCAATCAGTGAAGGTGATATTTTTGTCATCAATCCTGATACCTGCAACGAATGTGAAGATCAGGACGATGGCCCGCAGTGTGTGGCCGTTTGTCCGGTGGAATGTATCGAAAAGGCCGAGTAA